The DNA window TGGCTTCGGTAAGCCGAGCGCTGCTTCCCGAGGCGACAAGCACGACTTCGCCAATGCCCGCGCCGACGGCGTCAACCGCAACGACGTAGCCGCCCGTCTCCTTCGCCT is part of the Candidatus Hydrogenedentota bacterium genome and encodes:
- a CDS encoding EutN/CcmL family microcompartment protein, which encodes AKETGGYVVAVDAVGAGIGEVVLVASGSSARLTEATRDRPSDAVIMAIVDSWDIDGVIKWRKDA